In Mycetocola zhujimingii, one DNA window encodes the following:
- a CDS encoding tyrosine recombinase codes for MKIPSAVAQYIDHIAVERQYSESTCRAYESDLTDFAVFAAKRERDLVTEVDLDLLRDWLWKSSQAGLGPSTLARRSASVRGWSAWLAQNGHVPVDTAVRLRSPKTGRSLPHVVQRPQMDAMLDSLAELAATGDPVALRNAALIELLYATGTRVSELCGLNVDDIDLDRLTLRVVGKGSKERVVPFGVPAHSALVDYLRLGRAALLARGKETTDAVFLGVKGARMGPKSVYNLVSRLLASLPGGSAQGPHALRHTAATHLLDGGADLRAVQEMLGHASLGTTQIYTHVSTERLRESYRGAHPRA; via the coding sequence ATGAAGATCCCGTCCGCCGTCGCTCAATACATCGATCACATCGCGGTCGAGCGACAGTACTCGGAGTCGACGTGCAGGGCCTATGAATCCGACCTCACCGACTTCGCGGTGTTCGCGGCGAAGCGGGAGAGGGACCTCGTCACGGAGGTGGACCTTGACCTGCTGAGGGACTGGCTCTGGAAATCGTCCCAGGCTGGGCTCGGGCCGTCGACGCTCGCGAGACGGTCCGCCTCTGTCAGGGGGTGGTCCGCCTGGCTCGCGCAGAATGGGCACGTCCCCGTCGATACCGCGGTTCGGTTGCGCTCGCCGAAGACGGGGAGGTCGCTGCCGCACGTGGTGCAACGGCCCCAGATGGACGCCATGCTCGATTCCCTCGCCGAACTGGCCGCGACAGGGGATCCCGTCGCACTTCGCAACGCCGCGCTCATCGAGTTGCTCTATGCAACAGGCACCCGCGTGTCGGAGCTGTGCGGCCTCAACGTCGACGACATCGACCTCGACCGGCTGACGCTCCGCGTGGTCGGCAAAGGATCGAAAGAGCGCGTCGTCCCGTTCGGCGTTCCCGCGCACTCGGCGCTCGTCGACTACCTGCGGCTCGGCCGTGCTGCCCTGCTGGCGCGGGGGAAAGAGACGACGGATGCTGTCTTCCTCGGTGTGAAGGGAGCGCGAATGGGGCCGAAGAGCGTGTACAACCTGGTCAGCAGGTTGCTCGCGTCGCTGCCGGGCGGATCCGCCCAGGGGCCTCACGCGCTTCGGCACACGGCAGCGACGCATCTGCTCGACGGCGGTGCCGATCTTCGCGCGGTCCAGGAGATGCTCGGCCACGCCTCTCTCGGCACGACACAGATCTACACGCACGTCTCAACCGAGCGGCTGCGGGAGAGTTACCGCGGCGCCCATCCGCGCGCCTGA